One window of Corynebacterium sp. P3-F1 genomic DNA carries:
- a CDS encoding ATP-dependent Clp protease proteolytic subunit, whose translation MSFQMPNSRYVLPSFIEQSSFGTKETNPYSKLFEERIIFLGTQVDDTSANDIMAQLLVLESQDPDRDITMYINSPGGSFTSLMAIYDTMQYVRPDVQTVCLGQAASAAAVILAAGAPGKRAALPNSRVLIHQPATEGARGQVSDLEIQAQEIERMRRLMEETLARHSGRTAEQVRIDTDRDKILTSSEAVDYGIIDQVFDYRKLNA comes from the coding sequence ATGTCTTTCCAGATGCCCAACTCCCGCTACGTCCTGCCGAGCTTCATCGAGCAGTCGTCGTTCGGCACCAAGGAGACCAATCCGTACTCGAAGCTGTTCGAGGAGCGCATCATCTTCCTGGGCACCCAGGTCGACGACACGTCCGCGAACGACATCATGGCGCAACTGCTGGTGCTAGAGTCGCAGGACCCGGACCGCGATATCACCATGTACATCAACTCCCCGGGCGGCTCGTTCACGTCGTTGATGGCTATTTACGACACGATGCAGTACGTGCGCCCTGATGTGCAGACTGTCTGCCTCGGCCAGGCTGCGTCCGCCGCTGCTGTCATTCTCGCCGCCGGCGCACCGGGCAAGCGTGCCGCGCTGCCGAATTCGCGCGTGCTCATCCACCAGCCGGCCACCGAGGGCGCTCGCGGCCAGGTGTCCGACCTGGAGATTCAGGCGCAGGAGATCGAGCGCATGCGCCGTCTCATGGAAGAGACTCTCGCCCGCCACTCCGGCCGCACCGCCGAGCAAGTCCGCATCGACACCGACCGCGACAAGATCCTCACCTCTTCCGAGGCCGTCGACTACGGCATCATCGACCAGGTCTTCGACTACCGCAAGCTCAACGCATAA
- a CDS encoding ATP-dependent Clp protease proteolytic subunit, producing MTSPANGMNLGDSVYERLLRERIIFLGQEVDDEIANKLCAQILLLSAEDPNRDISLYINSPGGSVTAGMAIYDTMKYSPCDIATYGMGLAASMGQFLLSGGTKGKRFALPHARIMMHQPSAGVGGTAADIAIQAEQFAQTKREMAELIAEHTGQTFEQITKDSDRDRWFNAQEAKEYGIVDHVISNAQGTISN from the coding sequence ATGACTTCTCCGGCAAACGGCATGAACTTGGGCGACTCGGTCTACGAGCGCCTGCTGCGCGAGCGAATTATCTTCCTTGGCCAGGAGGTGGACGACGAGATTGCCAACAAGCTCTGCGCACAGATTCTCCTGCTGTCCGCCGAGGATCCGAACCGCGACATTTCGCTGTACATCAACTCCCCGGGCGGCTCGGTGACGGCTGGCATGGCTATTTACGACACGATGAAGTACTCCCCGTGCGACATCGCCACCTACGGAATGGGCTTGGCGGCATCGATGGGGCAGTTCCTGCTCTCCGGCGGCACGAAGGGCAAGCGTTTCGCTTTGCCGCACGCACGCATCATGATGCACCAGCCGTCCGCGGGCGTGGGAGGCACCGCAGCTGACATTGCCATCCAGGCTGAGCAGTTCGCGCAGACGAAGCGCGAGATGGCGGAGCTCATCGCGGAGCACACCGGCCAGACCTTCGAGCAGATCACCAAGGACTCGGATCGTGACCGCTGGTTCAACGCCCAGGAAGCGAAGGAGTACGGCATCGTCGACCACGTGATTTCCAACGCCCAGGGCACGATCAGCAACTAA
- the tig gene encoding trigger factor has product MKTSVDKLSDTRAKLTVTVPFDELGPEIDQAYKAIAQQVNIPGFRRGKAPRQLIDARFGRGPILEQVVNDMLPTRYEAAVTENDLKVIGQPEIDITKIEDNDVVEFTAEVDVRPEIEVPDFSKISVEVPALKVDDEAVDEELDNLRARFGELKDTNRKMKKGDFAVIDIEATIDGEKIEDASTEGISYEMGRDDLIEGLDKAIKGLKTGEEAEFTSEIQFGEHKGEEATIKVTVQQTKERKLPELDEEFVQMASEFDTVEELRESTRSQLEENKKAQQAADIRDEVLKAALEQTSFELPSAVVDEQVHNQLHQILGQMAHDENAFAQMLEAQGTTREEFDKESRENAEDSVRTQLFLDAVADQEEPEVSQQELTDHILFTAQSYGMDPNQFIMQLQQSGQIANLFADVRRGKALAAAISRTSVKDDEGNSIDPNDYFGEIFEDEINEAEAADQAVADAASEKEEGN; this is encoded by the coding sequence GTGAAGACTTCCGTGGACAAGCTCAGCGACACACGCGCGAAGCTGACCGTGACCGTTCCGTTCGACGAGCTCGGCCCGGAAATCGACCAGGCGTACAAAGCCATCGCTCAGCAGGTCAACATTCCGGGTTTCCGTCGCGGCAAGGCACCACGCCAGCTTATCGACGCCCGATTTGGCCGCGGCCCCATCCTCGAGCAAGTTGTCAACGACATGCTGCCGACCCGGTACGAAGCCGCTGTGACGGAAAACGACTTGAAGGTCATCGGCCAGCCTGAGATTGACATCACCAAGATCGAAGACAACGATGTCGTCGAATTCACCGCCGAGGTGGATGTCCGCCCGGAGATCGAGGTCCCGGACTTCTCCAAGATCTCCGTTGAGGTACCGGCCCTGAAGGTCGACGACGAGGCTGTCGACGAGGAGCTGGACAACCTGCGCGCCCGCTTCGGTGAGCTGAAAGACACCAATCGTAAGATGAAGAAGGGCGACTTCGCTGTCATCGACATCGAGGCGACCATCGACGGCGAGAAGATCGAGGACGCCTCCACCGAGGGTATCTCCTACGAGATGGGCCGCGACGACCTCATTGAGGGACTGGACAAAGCCATCAAGGGGCTGAAGACCGGCGAGGAGGCAGAGTTCACCTCCGAGATCCAGTTCGGCGAGCACAAGGGCGAAGAGGCCACCATCAAGGTCACCGTGCAGCAGACCAAGGAGCGCAAGCTGCCGGAGCTTGACGAGGAATTCGTCCAGATGGCGTCCGAGTTCGACACAGTCGAGGAGCTGCGCGAGTCCACCCGCTCCCAACTGGAGGAAAACAAGAAAGCGCAGCAGGCAGCCGACATCCGCGACGAGGTGCTCAAGGCAGCTCTCGAGCAGACCTCCTTCGAGCTGCCCAGCGCAGTTGTCGACGAGCAGGTGCACAACCAGCTCCACCAGATCCTCGGCCAAATGGCGCACGACGAGAACGCCTTCGCCCAGATGCTTGAGGCGCAGGGCACGACCCGCGAGGAGTTCGACAAGGAATCCCGCGAGAACGCCGAGGACTCGGTTCGCACCCAGCTGTTCCTTGACGCTGTTGCAGATCAGGAGGAGCCGGAAGTCTCCCAGCAGGAGCTGACGGACCACATTCTGTTCACTGCGCAGTCTTACGGCATGGACCCGAACCAGTTCATCATGCAGCTGCAGCAATCCGGCCAGATCGCCAACCTGTTCGCTGACGTCCGCCGCGGCAAGGCTCTCGCCGCCGCAATCTCCCGCACCTCTGTCAAGGACGACGAGGGCAATTCGATCGACCCGAACGATTACTTCGGCGAGATTTTCGAGGATGAGATCAACGAGGCCGAGGCAGCCGACCAGGCCGTGGCCGACGCCGCCTCCGAAAAGGAAGAGGGCAACTAA
- a CDS encoding DUF1542 domain-containing protein produces MGLVSLLLIAVILFGTVKVVGGAQNNSQRAQIDGANLEDALADARRWVDRLGHQVLTISGTDAASTQAMADASERYNAANSALTQATTVRQAQLARESALEGLYYVDAAREILGLAPGPQLPELEAQRQAGRVTEPRTAEFDGQTIQASPHASSRTPHYYPGGAVAGRPVPAGWYSTAWWAPAAMTGVWAASSMMFYSTMFAGMAGVASADQFAAGDIDGGAGADAADFGGEAGDMGGDADTGGLFGDGGDGGGLFGDFGGDGGGFDFDFF; encoded by the coding sequence ATGGGACTTGTGAGTTTGTTGCTGATCGCGGTGATCCTCTTCGGCACCGTCAAGGTTGTCGGAGGTGCGCAGAACAACAGCCAGCGCGCCCAGATCGACGGCGCGAACTTGGAGGACGCGCTTGCCGACGCCCGACGGTGGGTCGACCGCCTCGGCCACCAGGTGCTCACCATTTCAGGCACGGATGCAGCCTCCACCCAGGCGATGGCTGACGCGTCGGAGCGCTATAACGCGGCCAACTCCGCCTTGACCCAAGCCACGACGGTGCGTCAAGCCCAGCTGGCCCGCGAGTCGGCGCTGGAAGGCCTTTATTACGTTGATGCCGCCCGCGAAATCTTGGGCCTCGCGCCCGGCCCCCAGCTGCCGGAGTTGGAGGCCCAACGTCAGGCCGGCCGCGTGACCGAGCCGCGCACCGCTGAATTCGACGGCCAGACTATCCAGGCCTCCCCGCACGCGAGCTCGCGGACTCCGCACTACTACCCCGGCGGCGCGGTGGCTGGACGGCCCGTGCCCGCTGGTTGGTACTCCACCGCATGGTGGGCTCCCGCCGCCATGACTGGCGTGTGGGCTGCGAGCTCGATGATGTTCTACTCCACGATGTTCGCCGGAATGGCAGGCGTAGCTAGCGCAGACCAGTTCGCCGCTGGCGATATCGACGGCGGTGCGGGTGCCGATGCCGCTGATTTCGGAGGAGAAGCCGGAGACATGGGTGGCGATGCTGACACAGGCGGCCTGTTCGGTGATGGCGGCGACGGCGGCGGCCTCTTCGGGGATTTCGGCGGCGACGGCGGCGGGTTCGACTTCGACTTCTTTTAA
- a CDS encoding metallophosphoesterase, translating into MSPSRRTLLKALAIGAGSTLIAPSRALAQSSLSSSGGSSAVQLFGPAGGRGVGSSEPGLVAGNVGFNGHKRFLAGDVQVVTVTEDSATISWLTWDADTSRDRAPQGVPTTGELRVWPVDNPSDTTVAVSPSERFFHQLTVTGLRPGTTYAYLASSNGTEAAATHNRKQEGTRLFTTLPRLAGPMLGTIVVANDTHIGENGDGIWKNNFPPPARALPGERPYPEVSLDAVIDTAHAVGASHLFINGDVTSEARPWEIQRAQELLGRFNGTVRCTRGNHDRPHKLSDGPEYASAPSYGNEHTDGWGAAFEPRQTAWVEEVPGRNGRIIARVVGIDSTKLDTSGGMISDGQFKQIQTIFNQDRTTPTIVMLHHPATRQAAWSNPAGPAFVLRDRDIMRLQRMIAAQSNIKLVLSGHTHRGRNNRPDIAANTVFLETPAAKNWPTGATQIRFFEDGMAVNFRQNSSEEALRWAARTRWTIFGLSPETMLGPLDSRALVIRY; encoded by the coding sequence ATGTCTCCTTCCCGCCGCACGCTGCTCAAAGCTTTGGCGATCGGTGCCGGTTCCACACTGATCGCTCCATCTCGCGCGCTCGCCCAGTCCAGCCTGAGTTCCTCCGGCGGCTCGTCGGCGGTGCAGCTATTCGGGCCTGCCGGCGGCAGGGGAGTGGGATCCTCCGAACCGGGCCTTGTGGCAGGAAACGTCGGTTTCAATGGCCACAAACGGTTCCTTGCCGGCGACGTGCAGGTAGTGACGGTGACGGAAGATTCAGCCACGATCAGCTGGCTGACGTGGGATGCTGATACCTCCCGCGACCGCGCCCCGCAGGGTGTGCCCACGACGGGGGAATTGCGCGTGTGGCCTGTGGACAACCCCTCCGACACGACTGTCGCCGTCAGCCCGTCGGAGCGCTTCTTCCACCAGCTCACCGTCACCGGGCTGCGGCCGGGAACCACGTACGCATACCTCGCCTCTTCCAACGGCACAGAAGCGGCGGCCACCCACAACAGGAAGCAGGAGGGGACACGTCTGTTCACCACCCTGCCGCGGTTGGCCGGACCGATGCTCGGCACGATTGTCGTGGCTAACGACACGCATATCGGTGAGAACGGCGACGGGATCTGGAAGAACAACTTCCCGCCCCCAGCGCGAGCACTTCCAGGGGAGCGTCCGTACCCGGAGGTCTCGCTCGACGCTGTGATCGACACAGCTCACGCGGTCGGTGCCAGCCACCTGTTCATTAACGGCGACGTCACGTCGGAGGCCCGCCCGTGGGAAATCCAGCGCGCGCAGGAGCTGCTCGGGCGATTCAACGGCACCGTACGGTGCACGCGAGGAAATCACGATCGCCCGCACAAGCTTTCCGACGGCCCCGAGTACGCATCTGCCCCCTCCTACGGCAATGAACACACCGACGGGTGGGGAGCTGCCTTCGAACCGCGCCAGACCGCGTGGGTAGAGGAGGTGCCCGGTAGAAACGGAAGGATCATCGCGCGAGTCGTGGGCATTGACTCCACGAAATTGGACACCAGCGGCGGAATGATTTCGGACGGCCAGTTCAAGCAGATCCAAACCATTTTCAACCAGGACCGGACCACGCCGACCATTGTCATGCTGCACCACCCAGCCACTAGGCAAGCAGCCTGGAGCAACCCGGCCGGGCCCGCCTTTGTTCTCCGCGACCGGGACATCATGCGTCTTCAGCGGATGATCGCAGCTCAAAGCAACATCAAACTGGTGCTTTCCGGACACACGCACCGCGGCAGGAACAACCGTCCGGATATCGCCGCGAACACTGTTTTCCTGGAGACGCCAGCCGCGAAGAATTGGCCGACAGGCGCAACCCAGATCCGGTTCTTTGAAGACGGGATGGCAGTGAACTTCCGCCAGAATTCCTCGGAGGAAGCCCTCCGGTGGGCAGCTCGAACGCGGTGGACCATTTTCGGGCTCAGCCCTGAAACGATGCTCGGCCCGCTCGATTCCCGAGCGCTCGTCATTCGCTACTGA
- a CDS encoding nitronate monooxygenase family protein, with protein sequence MAATIQTRVNEMLGIEHPIIQGGMQWVGTADLASAVSNAGGLGILTALTQPSPEDLGKEIDRMREMTDKPFGVNLTILPTITPPPYEEYLRVAVEKGVKIVETAGANPAQLVPMLKDAGVTVIHKCTSVRHALSAQQKGVDIVSVDGFECAGHPGEDDIPGLVLLPAAADKLDIPIVASGGIADGRGMAAALALGAEGINMGTRFLCTEEAPVHRNVKEAIVSRSELDTELIFRTLGNTARVASNEVSREVVEKLNAGAEFPEVRDLVSGQRGRKVYENGDLDAGIWSCGLVQGIVNDIPTCSELVPRIANEAAEIITGRLAGFVK encoded by the coding sequence ATGGCAGCCACGATCCAGACCCGCGTCAACGAAATGCTCGGCATCGAGCACCCGATCATCCAGGGCGGCATGCAGTGGGTCGGTACCGCCGACCTCGCTTCCGCTGTCTCGAATGCTGGCGGCCTGGGGATCCTCACCGCGCTGACCCAGCCCTCGCCGGAAGACCTCGGCAAAGAGATCGACCGTATGCGGGAGATGACCGACAAGCCGTTCGGTGTGAACCTGACCATCCTGCCCACGATCACACCTCCGCCGTACGAGGAGTACCTCCGCGTCGCAGTGGAGAAGGGCGTGAAGATCGTCGAGACTGCTGGCGCGAACCCGGCACAGCTGGTGCCGATGCTGAAGGATGCGGGTGTCACCGTGATCCACAAATGCACGTCCGTCCGCCACGCGCTGAGCGCCCAACAGAAGGGCGTGGACATCGTCAGCGTCGACGGCTTCGAGTGCGCAGGCCACCCGGGCGAGGACGACATCCCGGGCCTGGTTCTCCTGCCGGCGGCAGCCGACAAGTTGGACATCCCGATCGTGGCGTCCGGCGGTATCGCCGACGGCCGCGGCATGGCGGCAGCACTCGCACTCGGTGCCGAGGGCATCAACATGGGCACCCGCTTCCTGTGCACCGAGGAGGCCCCGGTGCACAGGAACGTGAAGGAAGCCATCGTTTCCCGCTCCGAGCTGGACACCGAGCTCATCTTCCGGACGCTGGGTAACACCGCGCGCGTGGCATCCAACGAGGTCAGCCGCGAGGTTGTGGAGAAGCTCAACGCTGGCGCCGAGTTCCCGGAGGTCCGCGACCTGGTTTCCGGCCAGCGTGGCCGCAAGGTGTACGAGAATGGCGACCTGGATGCGGGCATCTGGTCCTGCGGTCTTGTCCAGGGCATCGTCAACGACATCCCGACCTGCAGCGAGCTGGTGCCGCGCATCGCTAACGAAGCGGCGGAGATCATCACGGGCCGCCTCGCGGGCTTCGTCAAGTAA
- a CDS encoding enoyl-CoA hydratase-related protein: MTRELNGNITSLIDGPLALIRISNPAKRNALEPDSYWAIGDAVQAANANPDVRCIIVTGDEKSFCSGMDIDAFVGESTAEVAAHSLGGIEHMIGSITRADVPVIAAAEGAVAGVGASLACACDLIVAAESSFITLPFGRIGLMPDGGAVATLAASIGRHRTMQLVLLQERIPAADAVNFGLFADVTADGEALDHAKQWAESFSSSPRGAVAQTKRAVNRVALTELPGSLINEARFQTELLQSPGHKEGVAAFLEHRAPKF; this comes from the coding sequence ATGACGCGCGAGCTCAATGGCAACATCACGTCGCTTATCGACGGCCCCCTTGCCCTCATTCGCATCTCCAACCCCGCCAAGCGCAATGCATTGGAGCCGGATTCTTACTGGGCGATCGGCGACGCCGTCCAAGCAGCGAACGCCAACCCCGATGTGCGGTGCATCATCGTCACCGGTGATGAGAAGTCCTTTTGCTCCGGCATGGATATCGACGCATTCGTTGGCGAGAGCACGGCGGAAGTGGCGGCGCATTCTTTGGGCGGCATCGAGCACATGATCGGGTCGATCACCCGCGCCGACGTCCCGGTCATCGCTGCGGCCGAAGGCGCTGTGGCTGGTGTGGGCGCGTCGCTCGCGTGCGCGTGCGACCTCATCGTCGCTGCGGAATCGTCCTTCATCACCCTCCCCTTCGGGCGGATCGGACTGATGCCGGACGGCGGGGCCGTAGCCACCTTGGCCGCCTCGATCGGCCGCCACCGCACAATGCAACTGGTCCTTTTGCAGGAACGTATTCCTGCTGCGGACGCAGTGAACTTCGGTCTCTTCGCCGATGTCACGGCTGATGGCGAAGCATTGGATCACGCCAAGCAATGGGCCGAGAGCTTCTCCTCGTCCCCCCGTGGTGCTGTCGCCCAAACCAAGCGCGCCGTGAACCGAGTGGCCCTCACAGAGTTGCCGGGCAGCCTCATCAACGAGGCTCGGTTCCAGACTGAGCTGCTCCAGAGTCCTGGCCACAAGGAAGGTGTCGCCGCTTTCTTGGAGCACCGCGCACCGAAGTTCTAG
- a CDS encoding FTR1 family protein, with protein sequence MQVTAIRTSQGSHEKVPVMFIAAFLVGLREGLEASLIVGMLFAAIARRKNDGSRNTGTAEASRTVWVGVISAAVICTALGALFTFGRYGLSFRAQEAIGGIMSLIAVAMITGMIVSLSNENGKLRTMLDDKTGTALAKGKQAMFWLAFVAVAREGIELTLLLWGWTTTPSAVTGAFLGIGIAVVMGWLIYRGALKLDLGTFFTWSSALLIIVAAGILAYAIHDLQEAQFLPGPFSGAPIAPTHPRTGEVLTGFDSYPFWLASFPFGWAFNLEGVIDPAGITATLLQAFTGFMPQMSWLQVIGWGVYIAIIVPIFIGHVKAGRQGDVDKRESEMAATHPTHEENARKVPL encoded by the coding sequence ATGCAGGTCACCGCCATCAGGACCAGCCAAGGTTCACACGAGAAAGTTCCGGTCATGTTCATCGCCGCATTCCTGGTCGGCCTCCGCGAAGGCTTGGAAGCATCCCTCATCGTCGGCATGCTCTTCGCTGCTATCGCACGCCGCAAAAACGACGGCAGCAGGAACACCGGAACCGCAGAAGCATCCCGCACCGTATGGGTCGGTGTGATCTCCGCCGCTGTGATCTGCACCGCGCTCGGCGCCCTGTTCACATTCGGACGCTACGGCTTGTCGTTCCGGGCACAGGAAGCCATCGGCGGCATCATGTCGCTCATCGCAGTGGCCATGATCACCGGCATGATCGTCTCCTTGAGCAACGAGAACGGCAAGCTGCGCACCATGCTCGACGACAAGACCGGGACCGCGCTGGCCAAAGGAAAGCAAGCGATGTTCTGGCTCGCGTTCGTCGCCGTCGCCCGCGAAGGCATCGAGCTCACGCTGCTGCTCTGGGGCTGGACCACCACCCCGAGCGCAGTCACCGGCGCGTTCCTGGGCATTGGCATCGCCGTTGTGATGGGGTGGCTGATCTACCGCGGCGCGTTGAAGCTCGACCTGGGCACGTTCTTCACGTGGTCCAGCGCGCTTCTCATCATCGTCGCGGCGGGCATTCTCGCCTACGCCATCCACGATCTCCAGGAGGCGCAGTTCCTCCCCGGCCCCTTCTCCGGCGCGCCCATCGCCCCGACGCACCCGCGCACCGGCGAGGTTCTCACCGGCTTCGATTCCTACCCGTTCTGGCTGGCGTCCTTCCCGTTCGGGTGGGCGTTCAACCTCGAAGGCGTCATTGATCCTGCCGGCATCACCGCCACGCTGTTGCAGGCGTTCACCGGCTTCATGCCCCAGATGTCCTGGCTCCAGGTCATCGGGTGGGGCGTGTACATCGCCATCATCGTGCCCATCTTCATCGGTCACGTGAAGGCGGGGCGGCAAGGAGACGTCGATAAGCGCGAAAGCGAAATGGCCGCCACCCACCCGACTCACGAAGAAAACGCACGAAAGGTACCACTATGA
- the efeO gene encoding iron uptake system protein EfeO → MKRSPALIAAVALTLPLAGCVENSSGDAIEVQAKEDACQVATDSVESGTSTFSITNEGERVTEFYVLADDGLRVIAERENIAPGSTAELTVQLEPGNYFTACKPGLRGANVGQSEFTVTGEPIQYDESDEKRFNEARDNYVAFVQNEVAELLPKVEEFAEAYAAGDDEKAKALYPTTRVHYERIEPVAEALGVLDARIDYREVDYIAEADELKEDDPSFTEWLGFHRMEKDLWPPAEDAKNADGAPAREGWEPSTPEHRREIADTLIADVEQLNTTVNADNFIEDQDITADTVSNGAMGLLEEVATTKVTGEENWWSHKDLYDFQANIQGSRIAFDMVKGIAAERGEEGKQLIDDIESRFNDIQELLDQYGSLETGFVDYDQVDAGEQAKLTRSLDALREPLSNLTGTVLGLNVDAGDES, encoded by the coding sequence ATGAAGCGCTCCCCTGCCCTGATCGCCGCTGTGGCTCTCACCCTCCCGCTGGCCGGGTGCGTGGAGAACAGCTCGGGCGACGCCATCGAGGTCCAGGCGAAAGAAGACGCCTGCCAGGTGGCCACGGATTCCGTGGAATCCGGCACCAGCACCTTCTCCATCACCAACGAAGGTGAGCGCGTCACCGAGTTCTACGTGCTCGCCGACGACGGGTTGCGCGTGATTGCCGAGCGCGAGAACATCGCGCCCGGGTCCACCGCGGAGCTGACAGTGCAACTCGAGCCGGGCAACTACTTCACAGCCTGCAAGCCCGGCCTGCGCGGGGCCAACGTCGGCCAGAGCGAATTCACCGTGACCGGTGAGCCGATTCAGTACGACGAATCCGACGAGAAGCGCTTCAACGAGGCGCGCGACAACTACGTCGCCTTCGTCCAGAACGAGGTCGCGGAATTGCTGCCCAAGGTCGAGGAATTCGCCGAGGCATACGCCGCCGGCGACGACGAGAAGGCTAAGGCGCTCTACCCCACGACCCGCGTGCACTACGAGCGCATTGAGCCGGTCGCCGAGGCGCTCGGCGTTCTCGACGCCCGCATCGACTACCGCGAAGTGGACTACATCGCCGAGGCCGACGAGTTAAAGGAAGACGACCCGTCGTTCACGGAGTGGCTCGGCTTCCACCGCATGGAAAAGGACCTCTGGCCGCCTGCTGAGGACGCGAAGAACGCCGACGGCGCACCCGCCCGCGAGGGCTGGGAGCCGTCCACGCCGGAGCACCGCCGCGAGATCGCCGACACTCTCATCGCCGATGTGGAGCAGCTGAACACCACCGTCAACGCGGACAACTTCATCGAGGACCAGGACATCACCGCCGACACCGTCTCCAACGGCGCGATGGGTCTGCTCGAAGAGGTGGCCACCACCAAGGTCACCGGCGAGGAGAACTGGTGGTCGCACAAGGACCTCTACGATTTCCAGGCAAATATCCAGGGTTCCCGCATCGCCTTCGACATGGTCAAGGGCATCGCCGCGGAGCGCGGTGAGGAGGGCAAACAGCTTATCGACGACATCGAGTCCCGCTTCAACGACATCCAAGAGCTCCTCGACCAGTACGGCAGCCTGGAAACCGGATTCGTCGACTACGATCAGGTGGACGCTGGCGAGCAGGCGAAGCTGACGCGTTCCCTGGACGCCCTGCGCGAGCCGCTGTCCAACCTGACCGGCACCGTCCTTGGGCTCAATGTCGATGCGGGAGATGAGTCCTAA
- a CDS encoding Dyp-type peroxidase, whose translation MGKFNRRSFLALGGVSAAGAAAAACSREDGSSSRGGDIDGAAHEEMIIDFAGEHQAGIISPMQNNLHFAAFDMNEKADRDDLIDLLTRWTDAARRLTLGGEVSSKGAFGGGENFPSDDSGEAYDLGPAALTITIGFGRSLFRDQFGLTDKLPSEFTDMPPMTNDFLNRERSDGDLCIQACANDPQVATHAIRNLTRLAVPDAVLRWSQIGFGKAAVTTRNETTPRNLFGQKDGTANIRAEDTDALDEHVWIPADSSQAWAAGGSYLTARRIAMNIEVWDTLQLSEQERVTGRDKVVGAPLTGTDEYDEPDFSATNERGRPVIDHGSHLFNVHPDQNGGIRMLRRPFNYVDGSNDQGRLDAGLFFIAFTRTVDRFATVHQSMSRDEMFLEYLKTTNTGTYLVPPGVGETGFVGEGMFA comes from the coding sequence ATGGGCAAGTTCAACCGGCGTTCGTTCCTGGCGCTCGGCGGCGTGAGCGCCGCTGGGGCCGCTGCCGCCGCATGCTCGCGGGAGGACGGCTCTTCTTCGCGTGGCGGCGACATCGACGGCGCCGCGCACGAGGAGATGATCATCGACTTCGCCGGTGAGCACCAAGCGGGCATCATCAGCCCGATGCAGAACAACCTGCACTTCGCGGCCTTCGACATGAACGAAAAGGCGGACAGGGACGACCTGATCGACCTTCTCACCCGCTGGACCGATGCCGCGCGCCGTCTTACACTCGGCGGCGAAGTCAGCTCGAAGGGCGCGTTCGGCGGCGGCGAGAATTTCCCTTCGGATGACTCCGGTGAGGCATACGACCTCGGCCCCGCGGCCCTGACCATAACTATCGGTTTCGGGCGCAGCCTGTTCCGCGATCAATTCGGTTTGACGGACAAGCTGCCCAGCGAGTTCACCGACATGCCGCCGATGACCAACGACTTCCTCAACCGCGAGCGGTCCGACGGCGACCTGTGCATTCAGGCCTGCGCCAACGACCCTCAAGTGGCCACGCACGCCATCCGCAACCTGACGCGCCTGGCCGTGCCGGACGCAGTGCTGCGCTGGTCCCAGATCGGTTTCGGTAAAGCCGCCGTGACCACGCGCAATGAAACCACCCCGCGCAACCTCTTCGGGCAGAAGGACGGCACGGCGAATATCCGCGCCGAGGACACCGATGCACTCGATGAGCACGTGTGGATCCCGGCGGACTCCTCCCAAGCCTGGGCGGCTGGTGGCTCGTACCTGACGGCCCGGCGCATCGCCATGAATATCGAGGTCTGGGACACCCTGCAGCTTTCAGAGCAGGAGCGCGTCACCGGCCGCGACAAGGTCGTCGGCGCACCGCTGACCGGCACTGACGAATACGACGAGCCGGATTTCAGCGCCACCAACGAGCGCGGCCGCCCCGTCATCGACCACGGATCGCACCTGTTCAACGTCCACCCCGACCAGAACGGCGGGATCCGCATGCTGCGCCGCCCGTTCAACTACGTCGACGGGTCCAACGACCAAGGGCGGCTTGACGCGGGGCTATTCTTCATCGCGTTCACGCGCACCGTCGACCGGTTCGCCACCGTGCACCAGTCGATGTCGCGGGACGAGATGTTCCTCGAATACCTCAAGACCACCAACACCGGCACATACCTCGTCCCGCCTGGAGTGGGCGAGACAGGCTTCGTGGGCGAGGGGATGTTCGCCTAA